A stretch of the Denticeps clupeoides chromosome 6, fDenClu1.1, whole genome shotgun sequence genome encodes the following:
- the LOC114793061 gene encoding smoothelin-like protein 2 translates to MFDLHSRSRRAPNTWTPPPLRPAFMENGPPAEDMGGSGEAAQVTLERLERTMMAVVREIHVDVGTFKRSVERRVDEACSLAQPLSATVAQLQQENQQLRAQLEALAGQVEAISALQIKQRSLEKDELQSISILASSLNQDIENGNQSPAAQEHCPEPSGGVPQPSPGCIPDADLGSVTDSNYGSAADVQEVASAFTSNGSFSFVPEPSTGSPESAPGSICDSVLTSSFTSTQDYALKTVIMDAPKSRDVVKRREVVKVESVTSVEHHNGHETGTDDLPEPQYVRSKVNGQHTAPVGPPQLQAPVTAMTRPVGLSVPRSPKLVTRPSLDTPQSPTFQLRKAFSSPTSDDVTPRPALEQAIKPMPAAKSWNPGPMRSPSIDLSSPTFSRHPVPFSSCSPSTERKPGGAGVTPMSTTKRSELVRAQTLPPQRTSGVQAKQALFQKSEPNFSKSKPSKPKLNRSQSFGMSSASSIKQTLLEWCRSKTIGYQNIDIQNFSSSWSDGMAFCALVHSFFPNEFDFNALSPANRRHNFEVAFTAAENAADCLRLIEVDDMLAMGYKPDPMCVFTYVQSLYNHLKIFE, encoded by the exons ATGTTCGACCTTCATTCACGCAGCAGACGCGCTCCCAACACCTGGACCCCTCCACCTCTCCGGCCCGCCTTCATGGAGAACGGTCCACCGGCTGAAGATATGGGTGGCTCGGGGGAGGCCGCCCAGGTCACGCTGGAGCGCCTGGAACGCACCATGATGGCCGTGGTCCGCGAGATCCATGTGGACGTCGGCACCTTCAAGCGCTCCGTGGAGCGGCGCGTGGACGAGGCCTGCAGCCTCGCCCAGCCGCTGAGCGCCACCGTGgcccagctgcagcaggagaacCAGCAGCTCAGGGCCCAGCTGGAGGCTCTCGCTGGACAGGTGGAGGCCATCTCCGCGTTGCAGATCAAGCAGAGGTCCCTGGAGAAGGACGAGCTCCAGAGCATCTCCATCTTAGCCAGCTCGCTGAACCAAGACATTGAGAATGGCAACCAGAGTCCTGCTGCACAAGAACACTGCCCAGAACCTTCGGGCGGGGTTCCTCAACCCTCTCCTGGTTGCATTCCTGATGCTGACCTGGGTTCTGTCACTGATTCCAACTATGGATCTGCAGCTGATGTTCAGGAGGTTGCATCAGCCTTCACCAGCAATGGTTCCTTTAGTTTTGTTCCTGAACCCAGCACTGGTTCTCCTGAATCAGCCCCTGGTTCCATCTGTGATTCTGTCCTGACCTCCTCATTCACGTCAACGCAGGATTACGCTCTCAAAACGGTGATCATGGACGCTCCCAAGTCCAGA GATGTTGTTAAGAGGAGAGAAGTGGTGAAGGTGGAATCTGTTACTTCAGTGGAGCATCACAATGGACATGAAACTGGAACAG ACGATTTACCAGAGCCGCAGTatgtgaggtcaaaggtcaatggGCAGCACACAGCTCCAGTAGGCCCACCTCAGCTCCAGGCTCCAGTAACAGCCATGACCAGGCCTGTAGGACTGTCTGTTCCCAGGAGCCCCAAGTTAGTGACGCGGCCCTCTCTTGACACCCCTCAGTCTCCCACTTTTCAACTGAGAAAGGCATTTAGCTCGCCCACCTCTGATGATGTCACTCCTAGACCGGCACTGGAACAGGCAATTAAACCCA TGCCTGCAGCAAAGTCATGGAACCCCGGTCCTATGAGGAGCCCAAGCATAG ACCTGTCATCCCCTACATTTTCACGCCATCCAGTTCCCTTTTCGAGCTGCAGTCCGTCCACTGAGAG GAAGCCAGGTGGGGCTGGAGTCACACCCATGAGCACAACAAAGCGATCCGAGCTGGTCCGGGCCCAGACTCTCCCGCCGCAGCGCACCTCTGGCGTCCAAGCCAAGCAGGCCCTGTTCCAGAAGTCCGAGCCAAACTTCTCCAA ATCAAAACCTTCAAAACCCAAGCTGAATCGGTCTCAGAGCTTTGGAATGTCCAGCGCAAGCAGCATCAAACAGACTCTGCTGGAATGGTGCCGATCTAAAACTATTGGGTACCAG AACATAGACATCCAGAACTTCTCGTCGAGCTGGAGCGACGGCATGGCCTTCTGTGCCTTGGTCCACTCCTTCTTCCCCAATGAGTTTGACTTCAACGCTCTGAGCCCGGCTAACCGCAGACACAACTTCGAAGTGGCTTTTACTGCAGccga GAACGCGGCCGACTGCCTCCGCCTCATCGAGGTCGATGACATGCTCGCCATGGGGTACAAGCCCGACCccatgtgtgtgttcacctATGTGCAGTCCCTCTACAATCACCTGAAGATTTTCGAGTGA
- the LOC114792460 gene encoding protein FAM57B-like, which yields MLDALACGAVLFPGLFLCLRKLLPCAFARWSDADVVLVSERLVSSIHAVMATVSGIIVVSSCRSNVIADSHWLAKYFVIWYGVPYMAYDIYAMYLSHYYRFRVKGHEDYKGHSWRTVNSFVRREFLLVLHHIALLTVLLPITLFFRKDQGDFFIGCLFLTEVSTPFVSLGKILIQLGLQSSWVHKVNGGMVLLTFFMCRIALFPYMYWVYGAHYGLPVYLVPFHLPLSANLGNLCILAPQVYWFVLLCRKGYRLYKRSRAAQTPQPVTDRADADQ from the exons ATGTTGGACGCGCTGGCGTGCGGCGCCGTACTTTTCCCCGGTCTGTTCCTCTGCCTCCGCAAACTTCTGCCCTGCGCCTTCGCCCGCTGGAGCGATGCCGACGTGGTGCTGGTCAGCGAGAG GCTGGTGTCCTCCATCCACGCCGTTATGGCCACCGTGTCGGGGATTATCGTGGTGTCCTCATGCAGAAGCAACGTGATTGCTGACAG TCACTGGCTTGCCAAATACTTTGTCATCTGGTATGGGGTACCCTATATGGCCTATGACATCTACGCCATGTACCTCAGCCACTACTACCGCTTCCGGGTCAAAGGGCACGAAGACTACAAGGGCCACTCCTGGCGGACGGTGAACTCGTTCGTGCGGCGCGAGTTCCTGCTGGTGCTCCACCACATCGCCCTGCTGACCGTGCTGCTGCCCATCACcctg TTCTTCAGAAAGGACCAGGGAGATTTCTTCATCGGCTGCCTCTTCCTCACCGAAGTCAGCACTCCGTTTGTATCTCTGGGCAAGATTCTGATTCAG CTGGGTCTGCAGAGCTCCTGGGTTCATAAGGTCAACGGTGGAATGGTGCTACTCACCTTCTTCATGTGTCGGATTGCACTCTTCCCCTACATGTACTGGGTGTATGGCGCCCACTACGGCCTGCCGGTCTACTTGGTGCCCTTCCACCTGCCCCTCTCTGCCAACCTGGGCAACCTCTGCATCCTGGCGCCGCAGGTCTACTGGTTCGTCCTGCTGTGCCGCAAAGGCTATCGCCTCTACAAGCGTTCCCGGGCGGCGCAAACACCACAACCGGTGACGGACCGCGCCGACGCAGACCAGTAG